agaatgttaagaaaacctgaggctatagtttggttttaatttcagtattttatacatgctagaatattccacagagtgttccgaactttaagaaaaaaacacagtatgattgtaacacccggtataaaatgacatttacctgtccagcaacaatattattacaccgatattcttaactaataaggctataacatactaaaagaatcactcaaatcggacaacaggtttagaaaattcgcgacatcaaacatgtcccatttttaaggtgttcggctaattttgccggtgtgtgtattagaGGCATAccaaattacagctcttacgaagttattcaacaacatatacgagactggttacttaccaaaagactggctactatcgatattcattccacttcccaaaaaagccaacgctagaaaatgtgaagaacatagattaattagattgatgagccatgtacttaaagtactccttactatcattcactcgcacatatacaccaaattagaagaacagctaagtgaagttcaatttggattcagagcaggactcggaacgagagaagcacttttcagcttgcaagttctaatacagagagccagggatgtcaactgcgatgtgtatgcatgtttcatagatttcgagaaggcatttgataaagtcccacatggaaaactaatcgatatcctaaaaacatcaggactcgatggtaaggatataagacttgtctcaaacttatatctccaacaaaaagcaacagttcgattcgaaaatgaactgtccgaaatcttcacagtcgaaaaaggagttagacagggttgcatactgtcaccagcattatttaacatatactctgaaaacatctttagagaggccttggacgaatcagaagaaggtattgcagtaaatggacaacttataaataatattagatatgcagacgatacagtattgctggcataTAGTGtgcaggggctccaaaggatcatggataatgttgtagaagcatgtaacaaatacggcctaaaactaaactgtaagaagacaaaaataatgatcattagtaaaaacaccaacataaacgcccaaattactcTTTTAATAGTCTCTTTTAATAGTCTTAGGAAAATTctgtgcaacttgtctttaagtatcaatgtATGCATAAGAagtcttagatgttacgtctttagtgtccttctctacggagttgaaagctggagcctgacagaagatgccataaaacggttagaggcgtttgaaatgtggtgctaccgacgtatgttgagggtctaatatatacaccacacaactaatataactattctccagaggctaagaaaaaaCAAAGAAGTGGTTAACACCataaagaacagaaaatttgcttacttcggccacattatgcgtaatgaaaaatactgactgctacagttgattctacaaggcaagattgagggcagtaGAGGCCCTGGTATAGAGgatagacgtatatcctggctagccaatcttagaaagtggactggtctaacgtcaactgatctatttcgagctgccgtaaatagaataagatgggtcaatgtggtcgccaacatctccagaagataggcacctttagaaAAAGAAGAAGTGTACAAAATGTTGTAATGTGCAAAATCTTCACGTTTGGCCCATCCCTGAGAATTTTTATATGGGCACTCATGGATAAGCCATTTGTGGTGCGGTTGTTTGTGGTCTGCATACATACACACATTAATGGCATGGTTTCTGGACCATAGTTATCAATAGAGCAATTAACTGAATATGTTATACTTTTTTAATAATTCAGATATACTAATATTAATTCTACCTTTCAGGCAGGAGGTGGAGCTGATGCATCGGACGGAAATGGTTCAGCACAAGGTTTGtatcttctttcttctttaagTAACCTGTTCCACTATCTCCGCAATTGTTCTACACGTGTTATAAGTTATTTAACTCGAATACAAGTGTTCCTGATGAGAGTTGAATAAATCGAAACACGTGGAGAACAATGGTGGAATTCTAATTGATATATACTTAATTGTCAATGTTTTCTTCAATTTATGATAAGTAGGTACTAAGATAATATGTTGTTAATTTTTTACCACATTACATAAAGGTTTTTTTAGCAACAGTGGAAACTGAACTGGAAATAATGTCAGAGAAGGAACAAGAAATGATAGAATCGATCCTAGGTTACGAAGAAGAAAGGGAAAGATTAGTCATAGCACCAGTTCGTCAAAGGTATCAACTAGTGGACCAAATGGAACTCGTCGAAACGGGGGTCATTAGAAAAGATATTAGCGATTTTCAACATGCCCGACGTAAGCTAGTTTTTGACGTTCATGGTATAATTTCAACACTTCCTGACATAAATAAAGGTAACTTTTAGTATTCATTACCATTTAGTACAATTGTACAGAAATACCTATCTGAAACCTCGATGATAATTCAGATAACAAATCAAGGAGAGGGGAATTCGGTTAAATGCGTTGGTGCAAAGAGTAAACATTCATTTAAAATGTATTGTGTACGAAATCAGTGCTTTTAAGACATTGCTAGAAAAAGTCTTCGAATAGTTGTTTATTTAGaatacatttaatattttttaataaacttgAATATTACAAGTGGCGTGAAAAATAGGACACTAAGTGCACAATCCCGTGAAAttatacacaatattttaaaagttacaCAGGAGGAAGCAGAAAAAAATTCACTGTGAAACgggtaacaaataaaaaaccgaaaaatctTCGAAACCCGTTTGATTTGACAACGTCGCGTAACCAAAATCGGCGTGACGTTGGCAGTTTCAGATATTTCTGTTGACTTGTAAATTCCAAAAGGTTGCCGATAAAGGGGTGAATTCGGATTTTCAAATTTCTCTTCGTCACAGGTCCGCAATCAGACGTTTGTGATTCACAACAGTATATAAAGTTATGTTCCCTGGCTTTTTGATTTCAGTTTTGAAGATTTTGagttttaaaaatgattttacaaAAAGGAGATGCTaatctgtttatttttgtaaaacgaAGATTTTcatattgtatacagggtgagtcatgaggaactgtacatactcctacctcgtatgcaggcctctatggggaataacaaatgaccattaaaaagtgtctactcccattgtttaataatatctatacagggcgagttgcaaatttttacagaaatttgtattcgtcaatATTTTTTAAGAGTAAGATCGATGTGTCTATTATTTTGGTCAACcattacactattaccacccaatcaattgatttattcaaactagaaaaaaatcaggtccggctttaaaaaattagttggttttggtcttaaaaaaaaatttcaccctgtatacggtttttgaaaactctaaaaagaattttacaaattagacaaataggcaattaaaatgccatatttattttttccccacacgattacttaattttttataaaaaaatcaaatttgactatgaattaaaagtttggtaaagtgaaacatagatttaaacaaattttatttttacaaatttctattacaaaaattaaatttttttaaatatttaatttataagtagTAATACTACCACTGCTAGTGCTATACGTTTTAAATAATACAACCTTTTTAGCCAATTTCCAGAATTTTAAAAGGAACAGGTTGTTTTGAATAATACTAAAACATCATCCTGTATAATATTTCTTTGTCAAAAAGGAGATAAACAAATAaacctaaattaaacaaaaacaaaaagaaatattttcccTTCGTTTTTTGCATCACTACCTTCTCACCATGTATTAATACTATGTATGtgtataaaaatgataatttgaCATTTTCGTTGTTTTAGTACATAATTTGACTTTTcgttattatttacatatttgtGTTTCTTACACTGTTTGTACTTTTTTGCATTATCAtgttgctctgaagctatttattatttatttgacattcttgagttggggttgatttcatgtaatcgaatgaactatctttcagtaaagtcgtcccaggaatgcaactcataaatattggcaatatcattttaaagtcttctactttaaaaagtataataacgacacccgatttgggcgtcgaaacgttaataaaattattttttcaatttaattgtggcttatttcccatctaaatagttaattgcattatcatattttacaaaatagtttgCCGAATCTACTTGCCAATGTAGCCGCCCGAAGTATGTACTTTATGCACGATGGGGCATCACCACATTTCTCAGTTGCTGTTCGTCAACATCTTCATGTAACTTATGGAAATAGGTGTATGTATTTTCTCttcgttaatttaaaaaataaatttactgtATTTTGCCTTTTGAAATAAAACTCGAGAATTCAATAAAACGACACTACCTATGAATCACTAAACAAATACTATACAGGGCGATGTTTTAGTATTATTCAAAACAACCTCTTCcttttgaaattttggaaattagctaaaagggttttattatttacaacgtatAGCACAAGCTGTGGAAGTATTAATAAATACGTATAAATTAActatttgttaaaataaaaattttgcaaaaaaaatatttttttttaaatctatggttcactttaccaaacttttaattcatagtcaaatttgatttttttataaaaaattaagtaatcgtgtggggaaaaaataaatatgccattttaattgcctatttgtgtaatttgtaaaattcttattagagttttcaaaattcatatacagggtgaaattttttctaaaaccaaagCGAACTAACTTTTTAAAGCCGGAcatgattttttttctagtttaaatgaatcagttgattgggtgataatagtgtaacaattgaccaaaataagagacacatcgatcttagcgttcaaaaattatgacgaatacaaatttctgtaaaaattaacaactcgccctgtatattattaaacaatgggagcagacactttttaatggtaatttgttattccccataggagcctccatacgaggtaggagtatgtacagttcctcatgactcaccctgtattgttaatttaatatattttgtataggtattagAGTGCTGTGTTGAATAGCGATTTTTCCAAAAACAGTTTCTGGAAAAACtgtagtaattttttaatttgtgacCGGCATTTCGCTACTTCTTGCATAATTATTTTCGTCAAATTGTGTTCCTTCAAATTATTGTGCATTTAGTCCCATTTGTCAGTTGCTTTACTGTATTCCTTTAGTCCTGTTTTTAAGTTTGTAATATGTGTATGTTTCTGCATATTTTTTTGGCCTTTGTTAAATTGATCTTCCTATTGATTTCTTTATCTcctgtatttttatatttaatgtatattatttaaaaattaataataaattttttgtagTGATGAGTAGATTTTAAACGATGCTGTCATAACTAGATGAAAGGTGACCATTTTTATGTGCAGATAATGTAAAGAATATAAACGAAACTTGAAACAACAAATAGATACTGATCATACTTAATAACTTTATTGCAATAATTGCAACAAATAGTTACATTTTTGGTGTACTTATATAATCCGATATTTATCTGTAATAATGTTTAACCAATAAATTTTACTACAAGGCTTATTTTTTCTGATCTCTTTTTAATTACAACAGCGTGCTCAAAATAAATAGCAACTCCAGTCCAGATGTCAGAAATTTGATCTCCAAaaacaagctgaattttgctgagaatgtcaTTTTGGAATCCCAAAGAGATCAAAAATGAAGCCACTGCTACTCCCGGGATTCCCCTAAAACACTCCCTCATAGGTAGGGTATTAGAGACACCCTAGATAGGGTTAGAAAAAGAACTAATCTCCTGAGTGTATTGTCTGGCAAATGGGATATACTACTTCTCAAACTGCTTCAATTATTGAATACAAGGTATGTATTCGCATTACTTAACAATAAATTCGCATTACTTAACAACAGGATAGAACCGGTTCTCTCCGCAAAAGATACGTTTTGTGCACGTCTTAGCTCTAACAACAGACCTAAAGAAGCCTTGAAAACTTCTTTGCATTCGCCTAGGGTAAACGGTCACTAGGCACCCCACGAAGAAAGTTCTATTCCTCCTAGTCAAGCTTCTACACTTGGCTGGCAACGAACTTTCTGATAAGTATCACGACGTCTTGGAAGAAACTCACCTTAGATATAGCAGATAACCTTAAGCTGCAAGCCAAAAACGCTGACTCAACAGCCGTTCAAATGTTGCCACTCTCCCAATGTGCAATTGAGATTGCTCTTCCCCATTCCCAGCTTCCGCAAAAAAAAAGGAAGCAACCCCACCTTGAAGAGGTGGAAGCGAGGTTATCATAACGTTCACATTCGATAGAGcagttaaataaataaatgttgtGAAATTTGTACCATTTTTTATGATTCTCATGAgaacaataatatttaataatatacagggtggttcatcttattcgcctcggtgtctgtacgaaaaaccacttgatatttcaaaaaaatttcttcacagaaatatacagggccattaatactacaatctaaaaataatgtgcattatacagggtgctccaaaaaagagtggtatatcaaagttatattttttcttatggaatgccctatatctgataaCATTAtcgaattgaccttaaaaaataagctacactttcataagggttccatATACCTAAacacagggtgttttgatttatttcgatttttataaaaatgtaaggttttagaaaaaaataaatatctacgaatctaagaatcagtaacaaattctttcttgtacctatgtcgtggttatgtacaacacattaccaacaccggcaatatacttagacaagatactgtcattaataaaattttcattgttattatgtaatcacacagagtgttgtattattttagttgattttggcctacatgtgacattgaataatatttACAGTTTacattaaactgcataccctatattagatgccgtattttggaagatatttaaattatatttcattccgtgtaagtattttccatatttaagtcttaacccaacggttattaagtaaatttaagaacaccactttttgtttaaatttttgaatcgcaattacagacaattaaatgcaatggctactttgacaaaaacgagcctattgtacaaaaatatgtaaaaatgggtatttacagaataacatgggaatttatatttacagaataacatgtgtattgagaatgtttacatggaattgaagagattttaaatattttccattataaagaatataatatctagtatgtcatttaaaataacactctatgtgattaaatgataaaaatgtgaattttattaatgaaagtatcttgactaagatttttaagtatattgccggtattggtgatgtgttgtacataaccacgccataggtacttaattctaatttttaaagcttacaaattaggaaacctttaaatatttaaaaaatgaaggaagataggtataggaaaccccaataagaattgaaagctaagtaaattttctacgcgatagtatagtaagatacagggtgttccatttaaaataagtaaggtattacagcttgaatttgttaatagaacaatctaatattttgaccaccctgtaaaaagatgggtataggaaacccttatacaaattgaaagctaagttaATTTTCTaagcgatagactagtaagatacagggtgttccatttaaaataagtaagttattacagcttgaatttgttaatagaacaatctcatactttgaccaccctgtaagaaattttgttgcaataagcatctgcttaagtatgctaaatagtctattattaatatccaagaaataatttgtaactgattcttagattcgtagatatttatttttttctaaaaccttccatttttataaaaatcaaaataaatcaaaacaccctgtatttaggtatagggaacccttatgaaagtatagcttattttttaaggtcaattcagtaatgtcatcagatatagggcattccataagaaaaaatataactttgatataccactcttttttggagcaccctgtataatgcacattattttttgattgtagtattaaaggccctatACATTTCTgtgaaaattgttttttaaaatatcaagtggttttctgtacagagaccgaggcgaataagatgaaccaccctgtatatttattactTCCATTGACCGGGCACTATAGAATTTTCATTGTTAAAGCCTAATCTTCAAAGTCTATAACATGATATTTGGATTTTAAGTTTTGGCGACAAATATTAAAGCATTTATAATATGCCtaaaaaagaacaagaaaaaaaaagaaaaaaaaaagagaaaaaaaaagagaaaaaaaaacaaaaaaaaagacaaaaaaggaaagaaaaaaggaaaaaaactaagaagatgtaaacctccgagatgttgaatcgggttgaatcgtcttagcgtagtaaaaaaaaaacaaataaaaaaataagaataaaacaagtacaaaaaaaataaatatatacaaaaaaaaatttacatccAAAACAGTGTATTTTTTAGATAGTAGTATATTAGTTtgttatgtacatatatttagagttagaaatacagaaaaaattcctctgattgaaaaaaaaatgttcgtttttaaaataaattgtctggctaattggctcagccaaggccatcaaattcacacacaAAAAAATGCCTAAAAACAGCTGAATTTAAACTTTCACGTTACAAACGATCTCACGTTACCGCAAATGCTTCCACGAAGACGACATTGTGTGGAATTTGTAGCTGAAGCTGTATAGTGTTGAAAAACGTACTTGTGTAATCGAAAAGAagcagttttaaattatttagatcgtttaaagatatttttaataatttaagataATAATTTACTCTTTATTTTGTATACTTTTTAACTTCGAATTTAATCAAATAATTTTTGATATCAGCGAA
The window above is part of the Diabrotica virgifera virgifera chromosome 2, PGI_DIABVI_V3a genome. Proteins encoded here:
- the LOC114326488 gene encoding uncharacterized protein LOC114326488 isoform X2 — its product is MCEENWTKIIIPSGTVDPSKNAIIEIPINLKGSKVVVAKSTAGGGADASDGNGSAQVETELEIMSEKEQEMIESILGYEEERERLVIAPVRQRYQLVDQMELVETGVIRKDISDFQHARRKLVFDVHGIISTLPDINKVMSRF
- the LOC114326488 gene encoding uncharacterized protein LOC114326488 isoform X1, which codes for MCEENWTKIIIPSGTVDPSKNAIIEIPINLKGSKVVVAKSTAGGGADASDGNGSAQATVETELEIMSEKEQEMIESILGYEEERERLVIAPVRQRYQLVDQMELVETGVIRKDISDFQHARRKLVFDVHGIISTLPDINKVMSRF